A stretch of Chitinophaga caeni DNA encodes these proteins:
- a CDS encoding TolC family protein: protein MFKFIRLIICCLVLLTPMLVSAQETLTLNGVIDAAKEQSPSYNRARSNALNSLYRYRWFESGLKPQLVLNFDNNSSFMGQTVPITQPDGTIDYRRRSYSSSALGLSLRQVVPWTGGVFSFRSDLERTDQFSPTKMQNYLSTPFSINYYQPTLMYNSYRWDRQIEPLLYDESKRKYIEDLEVVALDATRYFFAAAAAQKQVEILQDNVRNTDTLYTISKGRFELGKIAENDLLQIELNLLKSKTNLEQALIQQQMAYQDLVLFLNMPKDANIHVNLPENTPNFTVDLPKAFAEASNNRQAVLSFRRRRLEAAKSVAEARGNNGYELNISAQLGRSNSSDILKDAYTGGNTQQNLSVGVAIPIVDWGRARNRVKQAKANRDLAEIDIELAERDFEQEIFLQTQQFNIQQKLLEGAAKADTIAKLRYNITRERYLIGKISITDLNLAQEEMNQSSRGYIDALNNFWTAYYTLRRLTLYDFERDEKIQYRYSEN, encoded by the coding sequence ATGTTTAAATTCATTCGCCTAATTATATGCTGCCTGGTATTATTAACACCGATGCTGGTCAGCGCCCAGGAAACTTTAACCTTGAACGGTGTAATCGATGCCGCTAAAGAGCAGTCGCCATCGTATAACCGCGCCAGGAGTAACGCTTTAAACAGTTTATACCGTTACCGTTGGTTCGAGTCGGGATTAAAGCCACAGCTTGTTTTAAACTTTGATAACAATAGTAGTTTCATGGGGCAAACTGTTCCAATCACCCAACCCGATGGTACTATCGACTACCGTCGCCGATCTTACTCTTCTTCCGCCTTAGGTTTGTCATTGCGACAGGTTGTACCATGGACGGGTGGGGTGTTTTCTTTCCGGTCTGACCTGGAGAGAACGGACCAGTTTTCCCCTACTAAAATGCAGAATTATTTAAGTACGCCATTTTCCATTAACTATTACCAGCCTACCTTGATGTATAATTCTTACCGTTGGGATCGGCAGATAGAACCCCTGCTTTACGATGAATCCAAACGTAAGTATATAGAGGATCTGGAGGTGGTAGCACTGGATGCAACACGTTACTTTTTTGCAGCGGCAGCAGCACAAAAACAAGTGGAGATTTTACAGGATAACGTGCGTAATACGGATACGTTATACACGATTTCGAAAGGTAGGTTCGAATTGGGGAAGATCGCTGAGAACGACCTGTTACAAATCGAGCTGAACTTATTAAAGAGTAAAACCAACCTGGAGCAAGCGTTGATACAACAACAAATGGCATATCAAGATTTAGTATTATTCTTGAATATGCCGAAGGATGCCAATATTCATGTTAATTTACCTGAGAATACGCCCAACTTTACCGTTGATTTACCCAAGGCATTTGCTGAAGCATCTAACAACAGGCAAGCCGTCCTTTCATTTAGAAGGAGGCGGTTGGAAGCGGCTAAAAGTGTAGCGGAAGCCCGGGGAAACAATGGTTATGAATTAAATATTTCCGCCCAATTGGGTCGTTCCAATTCCAGCGATATTCTGAAAGATGCTTATACCGGCGGAAATACGCAGCAAAACCTTTCCGTTGGCGTGGCCATTCCTATCGTAGATTGGGGTAGGGCCCGTAATCGTGTCAAGCAAGCTAAAGCCAACCGCGATTTGGCAGAAATTGACATAGAGTTGGCTGAACGTGATTTTGAACAGGAGATTTTCTTGCAAACACAACAGTTCAATATCCAGCAAAAGCTATTAGAAGGCGCTGCCAAGGCTGATACCATCGCGAAATTGCGTTATAATATTACCCGCGAACGTTACCTGATCGGGAAAATATCCATCACCGATTTAAACCTTGCTCAAGAGGAGATGAACCAGTCTAGCCGCGGCTATATCGATGCGTTAAATAACTTTTGGACGGCTTATTACACATTGAGAAGGCTGACTTTATACGATTTCGAGAGAGACGAAAAAATTCAATACCGGTATTCAGAAAATTGA